A window of the Procambarus clarkii isolate CNS0578487 chromosome 19, FALCON_Pclarkii_2.0, whole genome shotgun sequence genome harbors these coding sequences:
- the LOC138366541 gene encoding uncharacterized protein, which produces MYGRVLLDVVQRSEKPLGNEEELKEKKWSCIEDAASGMQAAAGLVIIGKYIDRYHLCTDDEAPILLHELKDMLVTLDEFGPLDGIGDAAVDQLTRINVGPEEVSLPITSYEHALLLTSYELALTLTSYELDMILLSDELALLLTSYELDVVAAYLHDVDIAVAELHVVAAELNVVAVELHVIDDVAAELHVVAVELHVIDVVAAELHVVYVVAVELHVIDVVAAEFHVIDVVAAELHVVYVVAVELHVIDVVAAELHVIDVVAVELHVIDFVAAQLHVLDVEAVELHVVAAELHVVAIELHVIDVEAVEMHVVDDVAVELHGGAAELHDVAAELYVVDVLVVKLHAVEVVVAKLHVVDVVAAELHVVDVVAKKLHVVDVVVAKLHVEVAEMHVVAVELHVVAAELHGVAAALHGVAAELHGVAAELQVVAAELHVVAAELQVVAAALHGVAAELHVVAAELYVVAAELHDVAAELQVVAAELQVVAAELHVVAAELYVVAAELYVVAAELYVVAAELHVVAAELHVVAAELHVVAAELHVVAAELHVVAAELHVVAAELYVVAAELYVVAAELYVVAAELYVVAAELYVVAAELHVVAAELHVVAAELHVVAAELHVVAAELHVVAAELYVVAAELYVVAAELHVVAAELHVVAAELHVLHVVAAELHVVAAELHVVAAEVHDVAAELHDVAAELHDVAAELRVVAAELRVVVAELRVVVAELRVVVAELRVVVAELRVVVAELRVVAAELHVVAAELHVVTVELHVVAAELHVVTVELHVVAAELHVVAAELHVVAAEVYVVAAELHVLAVELHVIDDVAAELHVVAVELHVIDVVAAELHVVYVVAVELHVIDVVAAEFHVIDVVAAELHVVYVVAVELHVIDVVAAELHVIDVVAVELHVIDFVAAQLHVLDVEAVELHVVAAELHVVAIELHVIDVEAVEMHVVDDVAVELHGGAAELHDVAAELYVVDVLVVKLHAVEVVVAKLHVVDVVAAELHVVDVVAKKLHVVDVVVAKLHVEVAEMHVVAAELHVVAAELHGVAAALHGVAAELHGVAAELQVVAAELHVVAAELQVVAAALHGVAAELHVVAAELYVVAAELHGVAAELQVVAAELQVVAAELQVVAAELHVVAAELYVVAAELYVVAAELYVVAAELHVVAAELHVVAAELHVVAAELHVVAAELHVVAAELHVVAAELHVVAAELYVVAAELYVVAAELYVVAAELYVVAAELYVVAAELHVVAAELHVVAAELHVVAAELHVVAAELYVVAAELYVVAAELHVVAAELHVVATELHVVAAELHLQSSAELHVVAAELHVVAAELHVVAAELHDVAAELHDVAAELHDVAAELHDVAAELRVVAAELRVVVAELRVVVAELRVVVAELPAELHVVTVELHVVAAELHVVAAELHVVASELNVVSAELHVGATELHVVATELHVVATELHVVATELHVVATELHVVATELHVVAAELHVAAAELHVVSAELNVVSAELNVVSAELHVLSAELHVVSAELHVGATELHVVAAELHVVAAELHVGATDLHVVAAELHVVAAELHVGATELHVVAAELHVVAAELHVGATDLHVVAAELHVVASELHVVAAELHVVAAELYVVAAEMYAVAAELYVTDAHR; this is translated from the exons ATGTTGTAGCTGCATACCTGCATGATGTAGATATAGCAGTTGcagagttgcatgttgtagcTGCAGAGTTGAATGTTGTAGCTGTAGAGTTGCATGTTATAGATGATGTAGCTGcagagttgcatgttgtagcTGTAGAGTTGCATGTTATAGATGTTGTAGCTGCAGAGTTGCATGTTGTATATGTTGTAGCTGTAGAGTTGCAtgttattgatgttgtagctgcaGAGTTCCATGTTATAGATGTTGTAGCTGCAGAGTTGCATGTTGTATATGTTGTAGCTGTAGAGTTGCAtgttattgatgttgtagctgcagagttgcatgttattgatgttgtagctgtaGAGTTGCATGTGATAGATTTTGTAGCTGCACAGTTGCATGTTTTAGATGTTGAAGCTGTAGAGTTGCATGTTGTAGCTGCAGAATTGCATGTTGTAGCTATAGAGTTGCATGTTATAGATGTTGAAGCTGTAGAGATGCATGTTGTAGATGATGTAGCTGTAGAGTTGCATGGTGGAGCTGCAGAATTGCATGATGTAGCTGCAGAGTTATATGTTGTAGATGTTTTAGTTGTAAAGTTGCATGCTGTAGAAGTTGTAGTTGCAAAGTTGCATGTTGTAGATGTTGTAGCTGCAGAGTTGCATGTTGTAGATGTTGTAGCTAAAAAGTTGCATGTTGTAGATGTTGTAGTTGCAAAGTTGCATGTTGAAGTGGCAGAGATGCATGTTGTAGCTGTAGAGTTGCATGTTGTAGCTGCAGAGTTGCATGGTGTAGCTGCAGCGTTGCATGGTGTAGCTGCAGAGTTGCATGGTGTAGCTGCAGAGTTGCAAGTTGTAGCGGcagagttgcatgttgtagcGGCAGAGTTGCAAGTTGTAGCTGCAGCGTTGCATGGTGTAGCTGcagagttgcatgttgtagcTGCAGAGTTGTATGTTGTAGCGGCAGAGTTGCATGATGTAGCTGCAGAGTTGCAAGTTGTAGCTGCAGAGTTGCAAGTTGTAGCTGcagagttgcatgttgtagcTGCAGAGTTGTATGTTGTAGCGGCAGAGTTGTATGTTGTAGCGGCAGAGTTGTATGTTGTAGCGGcagagttgcatgttgtagctgcagagttgcatgttgtagctgcagagttgcatgttgtagctgcagagttgcatgttgtagctgcagagttgcatgttgtagctgcagagttgcatgttgtagcTGCAGAGTTGTATGTTGTAGCTGCAGAGTTGTATGTTGTAGCTGCAGAGTTGTATGTTGTAGCTGCAGAGTTGTATGTTGTAGCGGCAGAGTTGTATGTTGTAGCGGcagagttgcatgttgtagcggcagagttgcatgttgtagcggcagagttgcatgttgtagctgcagagttgcatgttgtagcggcagagttgcatgttgtagcGGCAGAGTTGTATGTTGTAGCGGCAGAGTTGTATGTTGTAGCGGcagagttgcatgttgtagctgcagagttgcatgttgtagctgcagagttgcatgtt ttgcatgttgtagctgcagagttgcatgttgtagctgcagagttgcatgttgtagcTGCAGAGGTGCATGATGTAGCTGCAGAGTTGCATGATGTAGCTGCAGAGTTGCATGATGTAGCTGCAGAGTTGCGTGTTGTAGCTGCAGAGTTGCGTGTTGTAGTGGCAGAGTTGCGTGTTGTAGTGGCAGAGTTGCGTGTTGTAGTGGCAGAGTTGCGTGTTGTAGTGGCAGAGTTGCGTGTTGTAGTGGCAGAGTTGCGTGTTGTAGCGGcagagttgcatgttgtagcggcagagttgcatgttgtaactgtagagttgcatgttgtagcagcagagttgcatgttgtaactgtagagttgcatgttgtagcagcagagttgcatgttgtagcagcagagttgcatgttgtagcTGCAGAGGTGTATGTTGTAGCTGCAGAGTTGCATGTTTTAGCTGTAGAGTTGCATGTTATAGATGATGTAGCTGcagagttgcatgttgtagcTGTAGAGTTGCATGTTATAGATGTTGTAGCTGCAGAGTTGCATGTTGTATATGTTGTAGCTGTAGAGTTGCAtgttattgatgttgtagctgcaGAGTTCCATGTTATAGATGTTGTAGCTGCAGAGTTGCATGTTGTATATGTTGTAGCTGTAGAGTTGCAtgttattgatgttgtagctgcagagttgcatgttattgatgttgtagctgtaGAGTTGCATGTGATAGATTTTGTAGCTGCACAGTTGCATGTTTTAGATGTTGAAGCTGTAGAGTTGCATGTTGTAGCTGCAGAATTGCATGTTGTAGCTATAGAGTTGCATGTTATAGATGTTGAAGCTGTAGAGATGCATGTTGTAGATGATGTAGCTGTAGAGTTGCATGGTGGAGCTGCAGAATTGCATGATGTAGCTGCAGAGTTATATGTTGTAGATGTTTTAGTTGTAAAGTTGCATGCTGTAGAAGTTGTAGTTGCAAAGTTGCATGTTGTAGATGTTGTAGCTGCAGAGTTGCATGTTGTAGATGTTGTAGCTAAAAAGTTGCATGTTGTAGATGTTGTAGTTGCAAAGTTGCATGTTGAAGTGGCAGAGATGCATGTTGTAGCTGcagagttgcatgttgtagcTGCAGAGTTGCATGGTGTAGCTGCAGCGTTGCATGGTGTAGCTGCAGAGTTGCATGGTGTAGCTGCAGAGTTGCAAGTTGTAGCGGcagagttgcatgttgtagcGGCAGAGTTGCAAGTTGTAGCTGCAGCGTTGCATGGTGTAGCTGcagagttgcatgttgtagcTGCAGAGTTGTATGTTGTAGCGGCAGAGTTGCATGGTGTAGCTGCAGAGTTGCAAGTTGTAGCTGCAGAGTTGCAAGTTGTAGCTGCAGAGTTGCAAGTTGTAGCTGcagagttgcatgttgtagcTGCAGAGTTGTATGTTGTAGCGGCAGAGTTGTATGTTGTAGCGGCAGAGTTGTATGTTGTAGCGGcagagttgcatgttgtagctgcagagttgcatgttgtagctgcagagttgcatgttgtagctgcagagttgcatgttgtagctgcagagttgcatgttgtagctgcagagttgcatgttgtagctgcagagttgcatgttgtagcTGCAGAGTTGTATGTTGTAGCTGCAGAGTTGTATGTTGTAGCTGCAGAGTTGTATGTTGTAGCGGCAGAGTTGTATGTTGTAGCGGCAGAGTTGTATGTTGTAGCGGcagagttgcatgttgtagcggcagagttgcatgttgtagcggcagagttgcatgttgtagctgcagagttgcatgttgtagcGGCAGAGTTGTATGTTGTAGCGGCAGAGTTGTATGTTGTAGCTGcagagttgcatgttgtagctgcagagttgcatgttgtagcgacagagttgcatgttgtagctgcagagttgcat CTGCAGAGTT ctgcagagttgcatgttgtagctgcagagttgcatgttgtagctgcagagttgcatgttgtagcTGCAGAGTTGCATGATGTAGCTGCAGAGTTGCATGATGTAGCTGCAGAGTTGCATGATGTAGCTGCAGAGTTGCATGATGTAGCTGCAGAGTTGCGTGTTGTAGCTGCAGAGTTGCGTGTTGTAGTGGCAGAGTTGCGTGTTGTAGTGGCAGAGTTGCGTGTTGTAGTGGCAGAGTTGC cagcagagttgcatgttgtaactgtagagttgcatgttgtagcagcagagttgcatgttgtagcTGCAGAATTGCATGTTGTAGCATCAGAGTTGAATGTTGTATCTGCAGAGTTGCATGTTGGAGCGAcagagttgcatgttgtagcgacagagttgcatgttgtagcgacagagttgcatgttgtagcgacagagttgcatgttgtagcgacagagttgcatgttgtagcgacagagttgcatgttgtagcTGCAGAGTTGCATGTTGCAGCTGCAGAGTTGCATGTTGTATCTGCAGAGTTGAATGTTGTATCTGCAGAGTTGAATGTTGTATCTGCAGAGTTGCATGTTTTATCTGCAGAGTTGCATGTTGTATCTGCAGAGTTGCATGTTGGAGCGAcagagttgcatgttgtagctgcagagttgcatgttgtagcGGCAGAGTTGCATGTTGGAGCGACAGATTTGCATGTTGTAGCTGcagagttgcatgttgtagcGGCAGAGTTGCATGTTGGAGCGAcagagttgcatgttgtagctgcagagttgcatgttgtagcGGCAGAGTTGCATGTTGGAGCGACAGATTTGCATGTTGTAGCTGcagagttgcatgttgtagcgtcagagttgcatgttgtagctgcagagttgcatgttgtagcTGCAGAGTTGTATGTTGTAGCTGCAGAGATGTATGCTGTAGCTGCAGAGTTGTATGTTACAGATGCTCATAGATAG